In one Sphingobacterium daejeonense genomic region, the following are encoded:
- a CDS encoding acyl-CoA dehydrogenase family protein produces MHNVGSKEQLTLVKESARNFANTYIKPHVMKWDESQTFPIELFKNLGDHGFMGILVPEEYGGSGLNYQEYITILDEISKVCGSIGLSVAAHNSLCTNHILSFANEEQKRRYLPKLAKAEWIGAWGLTEPGSGSDAGGMNTTAVQDGDYFILNGDKTFITHAISGDVAVVMARTGEKGDKKGISAFIVEKGMEGFTAGAKMDKLGMRASETGSLFFDNCRIHKDQLIGEIGDGFVQALKLLDGGRISIAALSLGIARGAYECALKYANEREQFQTKIFDFQAVGFNLADMATKINASELLIRQAGDLKDNGLKVTKEGAMAKLFASETAVEVSNEAVQILGGYGFTKDFPAEKYFRDAKLCTIGEGTSSIQRMVIAREIKKDVQ; encoded by the coding sequence ATGCATAACGTAGGTTCTAAAGAACAATTGACCTTAGTTAAGGAAAGCGCACGAAACTTCGCCAATACTTATATTAAGCCCCACGTCATGAAATGGGATGAGTCCCAAACTTTCCCGATTGAACTTTTCAAAAATTTGGGTGATCATGGATTCATGGGGATTCTTGTCCCTGAAGAATATGGCGGTTCAGGGTTGAATTACCAAGAATACATTACCATTTTAGATGAAATATCTAAAGTTTGTGGATCCATAGGACTTTCTGTTGCTGCCCACAACTCCCTATGTACAAATCATATTTTAAGTTTTGCAAATGAAGAGCAAAAAAGAAGATACCTCCCGAAATTAGCTAAAGCAGAGTGGATAGGTGCTTGGGGATTAACAGAACCAGGATCAGGATCGGATGCTGGTGGAATGAATACAACAGCCGTTCAAGATGGTGATTATTTTATATTGAATGGTGACAAAACTTTTATTACGCATGCAATTTCTGGAGATGTGGCAGTAGTAATGGCGAGAACGGGTGAAAAAGGCGATAAAAAAGGTATTTCTGCATTTATTGTGGAAAAAGGAATGGAAGGATTTACTGCAGGTGCTAAAATGGATAAACTCGGAATGCGTGCATCTGAAACAGGATCTTTATTCTTTGATAACTGTAGAATCCATAAAGATCAATTGATAGGTGAAATCGGAGACGGATTTGTTCAAGCGTTGAAATTATTAGATGGTGGTAGAATTTCTATTGCTGCACTTTCATTAGGTATTGCTAGAGGTGCTTATGAATGTGCTCTGAAATATGCAAACGAACGTGAACAATTTCAAACGAAAATTTTTGATTTCCAAGCGGTTGGTTTTAATTTAGCAGATATGGCGACCAAGATCAATGCATCTGAATTATTGATCCGTCAAGCAGGAGATTTAAAAGACAATGGTTTAAAAGTAACTAAAGAAGGAGCAATGGCTAAATTGTTTGCATCAGAAACAGCGGTGGAAGTGTCAAACGAAGCTGTACAAATTCTCGGTGGTTATGGTTTTACCAAAGATTTTCCTGCAGAAAAATACTTTAGAGATGCTAAATTATGTACCATTGGTGAAGGAACAAGCTCAATTCAAAGAATGGTAATAGCTAGAGAAATTAAAAAAGATGTACAATAA